From Dioscorea cayenensis subsp. rotundata cultivar TDr96_F1 chromosome 13, TDr96_F1_v2_PseudoChromosome.rev07_lg8_w22 25.fasta, whole genome shotgun sequence, the proteins below share one genomic window:
- the LOC120274639 gene encoding probable disease resistance protein At4g14610: MGGVGKTTLLKKIYKSLSGDANMGFNHVLFIEASKGIQVEELRKQIAKGLQLELSAGKEDIFNALKITNFVLLLDNIWEEVDLINLGIPHPYSDDNSTKQYKHNVIFTTQSEDVCAKMGAGENTIKVECLEPDEAWDLFKDNVNLDVIESDEKFNEIAKQVMRKCGGLPLALKVVGKAMSNKKSVQDWDFILKSIENSGIEVVQGVQESLLPILKFSYDNLPQNIQECFLCASILRWLHKDDLLELWMGLGLIGDFVNLQQAYGKARYIFKNLEESCLLYSSDDDDHVHLHDVIYEMAVWIASDCGKNMNKWIVKRFDLLAVETPTIDTKNWRFTNRVIIRGKVELSPILSHQCSDLLCLIIHTNSCLKNIPQGFFRQMPNLTCLDLSSTCIKELPKGYQMFG; this comes from the coding sequence ATGGGGGGTGTAGGCAAGACCACACTCTTgaaaaaaatctacaaatcaTTGTCAGGTGATGCAAACATGGGATTcaatcatgtgttatttatcGAAGCTTCAAAGGGTATTCAGGTGGAAGAACTTCGAAAGCAGATTGCTAAAGGCTTGCAATTGGAGCTTTCTGCTGGTAAAGAAGACATCTTCAATGCTTTAAAAATTACCAACTTTGTATTGCTCTTGGATAATATATGGGAAGAAGTAGATCTTATTAATCTTGGAATTCCCCATCCTTATAGCGACGATAATTCCACCAAACAATATAAACACAATGTGATTTTCACTACTCAATCTGAAGATGTGTGTGCCAAGATGGGTGCAGGAGAAAATACCATCAAAGTGGAATGCTTGGAACCAGATGAAGCATGGGATCTTTTCAAGGACAATGTAAATTTAGATGTTATTGAATCAGATGAAAAGTTCAACGAAATAGCAAAGCAAGTGATGAGAAAGTGTGGTGGTTTGCCACTTGCTCTGAAAGTGGTTGGTAAGGCCATGTCAAACAAAAAATCTGTCCAAGATTGggattttattttgaaatcgATAGAGAATTCAGGCATTGAAGTAGTTCAAGGTGTGCAAGAATCATTACTTCCGATTTTGAAATTCAGTTATGATAATCTACCTCAAAATATTCAGGAGTGTTTCTTGTGTGCTTCCATTTTGCGATGGTTACATAAAGATGATTTGTTAGAATTATGGATGGGTTTAGGCCTGATTGGTGATTTTGTCAATTTACAACAAGCTTATGGCAAAGCGAGATATATCTTTAAGAATCTAGAGGAATCGTGTTTATTGTACtcttctgatgatgatgatcatgtgCACTTACATGATGTAATTTATGAGATGGCAGTGTGGATAGCATCAGACTGTGggaaaaacatgaataaatggATAGTGAAAAGATTTGATCTGTTGGCAGTTGAAACACCAACAATCGATACAAAGAATTGGAGATTCACGAACCGAGTGATTATAAGAGGCAAGGTGGAGCTTTCGCCAATTTTGTCTCATCAGTGTTCTGATTTGTTGTGTTTAATTATACATACTAATTCTTGTCTCAAAAATATTCCTCAAGGATTTTTCAGACAGATGCCAAATTTGACATGTTTGGATCTTTCAAGCACTTGTATCAAAGAGCTTCCAAAAGGATATCaaatgtttggttaa
- the LOC120274794 gene encoding uncharacterized protein LOC120274794 — protein sequence MGDLLAELEHLLRSEGMTREEAVFFKECKDRAIKDFTVGSCASSAIAWIASRSLVPWHRFSLSAGSGMLAGMWRFNHSLDVCVDKILGRDWDHMKFGLAGV from the exons ATGGGGGATTTGCTTGCGGAGCTGGAGCATCTACTCCGATCG GAAGGGATGACGAGGGAGGAGGCTGTGTTCTTCAAGGAATGCAAGGATAGAGCTATCAAGGATTTCACTGTTGGTTCTTGTGCTTCTTCAGCCATTGCCTGGATCG CATCTAGAAGCTTGGTTCCTTGGCATAGGTTTAGCCTTTCAGCTG GGTCTGGTATGCTAGCAGGAATGTGGAGGTTTAATCATTCATTGGATGTTTGTGTGGATAAAATTCTAGGGCGTGATTGGGATCACATGAAGTTTGGTTTGGCAGGCGTGTAG